In Streptomyces sp. Li-HN-5-11, the sequence GCGCCTTCAAGGCGGCGCTGCACCTGAGGGGCGTCATCGACTGCCCGGCCACCGCCGAGCCGCAGATCCCGCTGTCGGGGCGGGAGGTGGAGCAGGTGAGGACGTACCTGGCGGCCGCCGGGCTGCTCTAGGCCCCGTCGGCGGGTACCGGGTGCCGGCCCTGCCGGATGCGCCGGGCCGTGCGCATGCGGCGCCAGTGGCCCGTGGCCAGGCACAGGAGCATCTGGCGGCGGGCGAGGCCTCTGACCTGGATGCTGCCGGGTCCGTGGATGCGGGCCATGTCCCGCAGCAGCGTGTCGCAGAGGGCCGCGGCCCGGTGGGGGTGGAGGGACCAGAGGGTGGCGTAGGCGAGGTTGCCGCGCGCCTGGAGGGTCAGCGGGTGGTCCGGGCCGTGCAGCCGGGCCCGGTCGTCGGCCAGGCGTTTGTACTCGGCGAGGGCTGTGCGGACGCGGCCGGTGCGGCGGGCCGTGCATGCCACCAGGTGGCGGGCGTCGAGCGTCCAGAGGTGGTCGGGTCCGTACCGCCGCTCACAGTCGGCGACACGGGCGCGAGCCACGACCAGCGCCTTGCGCCAGCGGCCCGAGCAGCGCAGGGCGTGGACCCACCAGTCCTGCTGCCAGAACACGTAGCGGTGATCCGCCCCGAAGTGCGCGGTCAGGTCGTCCAGGAGCCGCCTGTGCACAGCGGCGCTGTGCCACACGAGACCGATGGACAGGTAGCCCTCCGCGACGTCGCGGAGGGCGTCGACGGAGTCGTGGCTCATGGGCCCGCTTCTCGCCCGGTGGGCGCGCAGCACGCGTTGGAATGTCCTCAGGGCCTTCAGACGCCGCTGCACAGCACGGTAGCCGTCGGCCATGTCGTCGAGGCGGTAGATCGTGTACTGGTGGTCGGCCCCCAGGACACGCCGGTGGCGCGTGAACAGGTCCCGGTTCAGGCGGCGGGCCTCACGCTTGCGTCCGGCCGCCGCCAGCGCCCTCGCGTATTCCACGCAAGCGGCAAGGGTGATGACATTGTCCGCGCCGAACAGGCTCTCGGTGTCCGCGAGCGCCTTGCCGGTCAGCGCCAGCCGTTCCTCGTGGCGTCCCGCCGCACCGCAGGCCGCCGCCAGCCATCGGCGGGCCAGCACGGTGGCCGGATGATGCACGCCCCGCAGACGCGCCAAGGAGTCGACGACCCCACGGTGCAGGGGGAGCGCCTCGTCGTGCGCCTCGCACCAGGTGAACACGTCGGCGAGGTCGCTGCGGGCCCAGACGACCTTGATGTGGTCCTCGCCGTACAGTCGAACGTATTCGGTCACGTTCTTCTCGCGCAGCACGCGGGCCTCGTGTGCTTCCCCCCTGGCGAGCAGCACCTGTGCGAGACGCGCCCGCGCGGAGAACGTCTCCGGGTGCCCGGGGCCGAGGGCCTGCTCGGCGTCGCGCAGCGACTGCCGGAGCAGATCGATCGCCTCCGTGTGGCGCGCGGCCTCGGTGAGGGCGTCGGCGAGAGCGGCCCGCACGTCGAAGGTCTGCGGATGGGACGGACCGTAGAGCCGCTCGTGGTCGGCGAGGACCTCCCGGCCGTGGTCGATGGCCTCCTGGACGCGCCCGTCGCGTGTGCAGAGGTGGATGTGGAAGCGCCGTACGCCGAACGTCTCCGGGGCGTCGGGGCCGAGAAGCCGCTCGTAGTCCGCGATCAACTCGGACTGCGCCTCGTACGCATCCGTGCAGCGCAAGGACTCGTCGAGAGACCAGATCAGCTGGCCCCGGGCGCGCAGCACCTTCGGATGGTCCGGACCGTGTCGGGCGATCCGCTCCTCCACCACGCGGCGGAACAGGGCCACGGCCTCGTCGTTGCGACCGCTCTGCTGCAGGCAGACGGCCAGGGTGCCCCGGATTTCGATCGTGCCGTCGGACTGCGGGCCGAACACGCGTTCCGCGTCCGCGAGGGCGCGCTCCGCGGCGGCGAGTCCCTCGTCGTACAGGACGGCGTCCATGCAGTGCAAGGCCAAGTTGTTGCGGGCCTTGATCGTCTCGGGATGCTCGGGACCGTGCGTGGTCTCGCACTCCGCCACATGGCGACGGAGCAGTGTCGCGCCCTCCCCCTCCTGGCCCACCGCCCCGTAGGCGTCGACCAGGTTCTGCAGGGAGTCGAGCCCCGCCTGTGACGGCCGGGTGCCCTGGACCCAGTCGGCCCGCATGCGGTCCACGATCCGGACCGCCTCGCCGAGCCGCCCGGCCGCGGCGTAGGCGTGCGCCACGTCCTCGAGGGCGCTGCGGACCAGGACGTAGTCCGTTCCGTACCAACGCCGTACGTCACGCTCCAGGTCCTCGTACATGGGCACTGACAGCTCGTAACGGCCCGCCCTCTGGTACGACCGCGCGAGAGCACGGCGCGCGGAGAGGCACGCCCGGTCCTGCGGGCCGAGGCACCGCTCGGTCGTCTCGACGAGCCGACGGCGGGCACCTATGGCCTGTTCGGTGCGGTTCAGCCAGGCGCACATGTCGCCTTCGAGTTCCAGCGCGAGCCGGAAGGCGGCGGCCTGTTCCCCCAACGCGTCCTCGCACAGGCGCCGGGTCTCGACCGCCCATTCGAACGCACGGGCCATGGCCCCCACCTCACCGAGATGGTCGTACGCCGCCCACCGCCGCAGCCGGACCAGGGTCTGCTGCTCCTCGTCCCCGTAGGACGCCAGGTCGCCGCGGGCGACGTTCCACAACGCCTCGATCTGGTCGACGAGCTGGCCCCCGAAGTCCCTGCGCTCCCAGGCCTCCGCCTCGGGTACCAGCACCTCCTCCAGGTGCCGCGCCACCGTCGCCACGACGGTCCGCACCGCCTCCCCCGCCCGCTCCCGCACCACGCGCTGCACCAGCCGGTGGACGGCCACCGCGTCGGCTCCGGCAGCGGTGGCCAGCGACGCCTGGACCAGTGCGCCGAGCCCGGTCTCCACCACGGCCCGGTCCTCGTGACCGGCCTCCTTCGCCACCCCGTACAGCAGTTCCCGGGTGACGCCCGCCGGGGACAGCACCGACAGGGCCTCCAGCAGTGCTCTCACCACACCCGACGGGTCCCGTTCCTCCACCTGTTCCGCCGCGAGCAGCATCGCCTCGGCGACGCGGTGGGGGTAGCGCTCCCCCGGGACCTTCTCCAGCACCGCTTCGAGCGGGTAGCCGCGCAGTTGCCCGAGGTAGGCCCGGTAACCGGTCCCGCGAGCCCGGATGACGTGGGCGGCCTGGGCCAGCGCCAGGGGCAGGCGGCCCAGTTCCCCGGCCACCTCCCGCGCGCCCTGGTCGTCGGAGGGGAGCCCGGTACGGCGCCGCAGGAAGTCCAGTGCCTCCTC encodes:
- a CDS encoding tetratricopeptide repeat protein; this encodes MRLGMRWALVVALNVMAFAGVFLLFYAARMPLLPTSDDNRVAVGVAAATVAATVGGTWGAWWAPRTPRTEAAPAPPGVRLEVQHATVTVSGTSPEEPSRPLVRMGDLPREPVGFQPREDLLADLARAAEGHGLTVVHAVTGARGVGKTQLAAAYARRRIEDGWPVVAWITAESTGQLTSGLAELADQLGVRETGDATTEAARAALTWIVRNPDPCLLVLDNATDPDEVARWLPTAGRAQVVVTTTAQAFENLAGARVDVTVFTPEEALDFLRRRTGLPSDDQGAREVAGELGRLPLALAQAAHVIRARGTGYRAYLGQLRGYPLEAVLEKVPGERYPHRVAEAMLLAAEQVEERDPSGVVRALLEALSVLSPAGVTRELLYGVAKEAGHEDRAVVETGLGALVQASLATAAGADAVAVHRLVQRVVRERAGEAVRTVVATVARHLEEVLVPEAEAWERRDFGGQLVDQIEALWNVARGDLASYGDEEQQTLVRLRRWAAYDHLGEVGAMARAFEWAVETRRLCEDALGEQAAAFRLALELEGDMCAWLNRTEQAIGARRRLVETTERCLGPQDRACLSARRALARSYQRAGRYELSVPMYEDLERDVRRWYGTDYVLVRSALEDVAHAYAAAGRLGEAVRIVDRMRADWVQGTRPSQAGLDSLQNLVDAYGAVGQEGEGATLLRRHVAECETTHGPEHPETIKARNNLALHCMDAVLYDEGLAAAERALADAERVFGPQSDGTIEIRGTLAVCLQQSGRNDEAVALFRRVVEERIARHGPDHPKVLRARGQLIWSLDESLRCTDAYEAQSELIADYERLLGPDAPETFGVRRFHIHLCTRDGRVQEAIDHGREVLADHERLYGPSHPQTFDVRAALADALTEAARHTEAIDLLRQSLRDAEQALGPGHPETFSARARLAQVLLARGEAHEARVLREKNVTEYVRLYGEDHIKVVWARSDLADVFTWCEAHDEALPLHRGVVDSLARLRGVHHPATVLARRWLAAACGAAGRHEERLALTGKALADTESLFGADNVITLAACVEYARALAAAGRKREARRLNRDLFTRHRRVLGADHQYTIYRLDDMADGYRAVQRRLKALRTFQRVLRAHRARSGPMSHDSVDALRDVAEGYLSIGLVWHSAAVHRRLLDDLTAHFGADHRYVFWQQDWWVHALRCSGRWRKALVVARARVADCERRYGPDHLWTLDARHLVACTARRTGRVRTALAEYKRLADDRARLHGPDHPLTLQARGNLAYATLWSLHPHRAAALCDTLLRDMARIHGPGSIQVRGLARRQMLLCLATGHWRRMRTARRIRQGRHPVPADGA